Below is a window of bacterium DNA.
GTTCCGTTCGACGACCCATGCCGCTACTGGAACCCATGGCATTGAGTTTACCAACTTCTCTGATACGAAATCGTTACTGACGATGCAGCATCCCGTGTTACTCGGGGCAAACGACACCTTGAAGTACCGGCTCTGGTACGACATCGAGACCGACTTCGATTATTTCTTCGCGCAGATTTCTACCGATGATGGAATTACGTGGTACTCGTTGCAAGGCAATCGGACGGTGAGTACCAATCCGAATTCGAATAATTGGGATCATGGCATTACCGGTAGCTCAAACAACCAATTTGTATTGTGTACTCACCCATTGACACAGTATGCGAATCAAACGGTGCTGTTCCGGTTCATGTATGAGTTGGATGGTGGTACCGAAGGGGATGGCGTGTGGCTGGACGATGTCGAACCGGCGCCGACGATGATTATGCCGTGGACGAATACGGTTTCCAATTTGACTGAACCGGTCACTTCGCTGATGCCGGGGACATGGCTCGTGCAAGTGCGGGCGCGTGACGCCGAAGGGGATACTTCGGTCTGGTCGCCGTTGCGTTGGGTGACGATTGTCGTTGATGATGCGCCGTCCCCAAGCGCTACTGTGCCGTATACGTTTGGCTTACAAGAGACTTATCCAAATCCGTTTAATGCGCAGACGACGATTCACTACTCGCTTGCCACCGCGGGAACAATGTCCTTACAACT
It encodes the following:
- a CDS encoding T9SS type A sorting domain-containing protein — encoded protein: MPGTWLVQVRARDAEGDTSVWSPLRWVTIVVDDAPSPSATVPYTFGLQETYPNPFNAQTTIHYSLATAGTMSLQLFDVTGRLVTTLASGRQTAGTHELRWNGSNHASGVYWLRLTSGSQTATRKVALVK